A window from Chitinophaga filiformis encodes these proteins:
- a CDS encoding CHAD domain-containing protein: protein MLKRKRQRKYLVKRCLELRDQLHTFAASGSQEALHKLRVEIKKLKAFSKLTKLYRGEGDVTIKKDIKQIFHRAGVIREASINLQMIKQFDIHQPVFNIKATNIIQQETGKFRLNKTHYDHDITNMVKSFLRSLRPVHNRSIKHWFTRQLRKIAAVFATASTGQFHEARKRIKYLVYVHGILHGRLTAALSLDIDYLIQVQDAIGKWHDTTVAVELLTAYKASNKTKISRLRKEQDKAAKAVHAIGNGFWDKVLKRDG from the coding sequence ATGCTTAAACGGAAAAGGCAACGGAAATACCTTGTCAAACGGTGCCTGGAGCTGCGGGACCAGTTACATACGTTTGCCGCATCGGGAAGCCAGGAGGCATTGCATAAACTACGGGTAGAGATCAAAAAGCTAAAGGCGTTCTCAAAACTGACAAAATTGTATAGGGGAGAAGGAGATGTCACTATTAAAAAAGATATAAAGCAAATATTTCATCGGGCCGGAGTTATCAGAGAAGCAAGTATTAACCTGCAAATGATAAAGCAGTTCGATATTCATCAACCGGTATTCAATATAAAAGCAACTAATATCATCCAACAGGAAACCGGAAAGTTCCGGTTAAATAAAACCCATTATGACCATGATATCACCAATATGGTCAAATCATTTCTAAGGTCATTACGCCCTGTTCATAATCGCAGCATCAAACATTGGTTCACAAGGCAACTAAGGAAAATAGCGGCTGTTTTTGCTACGGCATCCACCGGTCAGTTTCATGAGGCCCGCAAGAGAATAAAGTATCTCGTATATGTTCACGGGATACTTCACGGCCGGTTGACCGCCGCCTTGTCGCTGGATATTGACTATCTGATTCAGGTGCAGGATGCTATCGGTAAATGGCATGATACTACAGTGGCTGTTGAACTGCTGACTGCTTACAAGGCCTCTAATAAAACAAAGATCAGCAGGTTGCGGAAAGAACAGGATAAAGCAGCTAAAGCCGTTCACGCAATTGGTAACGGATTTTGGGATAAGGTCCTTAAGCGGGATGGCTGA
- a CDS encoding Crp/Fnr family transcriptional regulator codes for MHQHTNCFLRKYALPEWEVAIDNNSKLLNFRKGQAIFREDEPVTGFYFLHEGKVKIHKKWGEDKELIIKLAKEGDVLGHRGIGADQNYPVSATALEDASVCLISTEFLKTTLRVNPELTYQLMLYYAKDLQEAEKGMRNMVHMDVKSRIADTILKIAEVFGCDKEGAIKGTLTRQDLASYAGTTYETIFKVMNEFTADHIIAFSGKTIIIKDRQKLASIIKQG; via the coding sequence ATGCATCAACATACCAATTGCTTTCTTAGAAAATATGCTTTACCGGAATGGGAAGTTGCTATTGACAATAATTCTAAACTGTTGAATTTCAGAAAAGGCCAGGCCATTTTCCGGGAAGATGAGCCTGTTACAGGATTTTATTTTCTGCATGAAGGAAAGGTCAAAATACACAAGAAGTGGGGCGAGGATAAGGAGCTGATCATCAAATTGGCAAAAGAAGGAGATGTGCTTGGACACAGGGGAATAGGAGCGGATCAAAACTATCCTGTTTCTGCTACGGCCCTGGAAGATGCATCTGTTTGCCTTATCTCCACTGAATTCCTTAAAACCACCCTGAGAGTAAATCCTGAACTCACCTATCAGTTAATGCTCTATTATGCCAAAGATCTGCAGGAAGCTGAAAAAGGTATGCGGAACATGGTGCATATGGATGTAAAGAGCCGCATTGCGGATACTATATTAAAGATCGCGGAAGTGTTTGGCTGCGATAAAGAGGGTGCTATTAAAGGTACACTCACCAGGCAGGATCTTGCATCGTATGCAGGAACGACATATGAAACAATATTTAAGGTGATGAACGAGTTCACAGCTGATCATATCATTGCGTTTTCGGGGAAGACGATCATTATTAAAGACAGGCAAAAATTAGCGTCAATTATAAAGCAGGGGTAG
- a CDS encoding Gfo/Idh/MocA family protein, with amino-acid sequence MKRREFIKTGGLAGVGAGLTILNFPVFGKNAPSNKLVLGVMGVNSRGNWLAQCAAKLPGAEIGYICDVEDGAIAKGLKAVAGAQERKPTVIKDIRQLLERKDFDALFVATPDHWHAPAAIMAAAAGKHVYVEKPCAHNPAEGELLIAAAKKYNRLVQMGSQRRSWPNMQQAIKEVKEQHVLGKIYYGKSWYTNNRQPIGIGKKIAVPDTLNWDLWQGPAPRRDYLDNIVHYNWHWRWHWGTSETCNNGTHELDCLRWFMDLEFPTKVTSAGGRYAYPKDDWETPDTQTLNFEFEGGKAISWEGRSCSSFNLEGSDRGFAIFGDNGTLYNSGGDSYRIVDIKGKTIKEVKQATNTNQSAVNTVSPAGEFYDAIHINNFLESIRGNAKLNAEINVAYRSTLLPLLGNIAQRTGRVLHTDPSNGHILNDAEAMKLWKREYEKGWAPKV; translated from the coding sequence ATGAAAAGGAGAGAATTTATTAAAACCGGCGGCCTTGCTGGCGTAGGAGCAGGCCTAACCATTCTTAACTTTCCCGTATTTGGGAAAAATGCTCCCAGCAATAAGCTGGTATTAGGTGTAATGGGTGTCAATTCCCGGGGAAACTGGCTGGCGCAATGTGCAGCAAAGCTCCCTGGTGCAGAAATAGGCTATATCTGCGACGTGGAAGACGGCGCCATTGCCAAAGGACTAAAGGCGGTTGCCGGCGCACAGGAACGTAAACCTACAGTCATTAAAGACATCCGCCAGTTACTGGAACGCAAAGACTTTGATGCTTTGTTCGTTGCCACTCCCGACCATTGGCATGCGCCAGCAGCAATAATGGCCGCAGCGGCAGGTAAGCACGTATATGTGGAAAAACCCTGCGCCCACAACCCGGCAGAAGGAGAATTACTGATAGCAGCGGCAAAGAAATATAATCGCCTGGTACAGATGGGTAGCCAGCGCCGTTCCTGGCCAAATATGCAACAGGCTATAAAGGAGGTGAAAGAACAGCATGTACTGGGGAAGATATACTACGGGAAAAGCTGGTATACCAATAACCGCCAGCCTATTGGCATTGGTAAAAAAATAGCCGTGCCGGATACTCTGAACTGGGATCTGTGGCAAGGCCCTGCTCCGCGCCGCGACTACCTGGACAACATCGTTCACTATAACTGGCACTGGCGCTGGCACTGGGGCACCTCCGAAACATGTAACAACGGCACCCACGAACTGGATTGCCTTCGCTGGTTTATGGACCTTGAATTCCCTACCAAAGTGACCTCTGCCGGCGGGCGTTATGCCTATCCGAAAGATGACTGGGAAACACCAGATACCCAGACCCTCAACTTTGAATTCGAAGGCGGCAAGGCCATTTCCTGGGAAGGACGCAGCTGCAGCTCATTCAACCTGGAAGGCAGCGACCGCGGTTTCGCCATTTTCGGAGATAACGGCACCCTGTACAACAGTGGAGGCGACAGCTACAGGATAGTAGACATAAAAGGCAAGACCATCAAAGAGGTGAAACAGGCCACAAACACCAACCAGAGTGCTGTTAACACGGTTAGCCCTGCCGGAGAATTCTATGATGCAATACATATCAATAATTTCCTGGAAAGCATTCGCGGTAACGCCAAACTGAATGCTGAAATAAATGTCGCCTACCGTAGTACATTACTGCCCCTGCTCGGCAATATTGCCCAGCGCACGGGCAGGGTACTGCATACAGATCCCTCCAATGGACACATTCTCAATGACGCCGAAGCCATGAAATTGTGGAAAAGAGAGTATGAAAAAGGATGGGCGCCTAAGGTTTAA
- a CDS encoding RNA polymerase sigma-70 factor, whose translation MEKRDKSELFLQLFHTCYEKLHRYAYTLLRNSEEANDVVQTVFARLWEKRDTLVFEEDIKGYLYRSVYNGCMNNIRKEGARDRYMSYKTGDRDHFMQGGAEQQMLARELETRILQATGALPAQCRIIFLKSREEGKKYAEIAAELGISVKTVEAQMSKALKLMREKLADYLLTIVLILHIHHLL comes from the coding sequence TTGGAGAAACGAGATAAATCTGAACTGTTCCTGCAGCTTTTTCATACCTGCTATGAAAAGCTGCACCGGTATGCCTATACATTACTGAGGAACAGTGAAGAGGCCAATGATGTTGTACAAACTGTATTTGCCCGGCTATGGGAGAAACGGGATACCCTTGTCTTTGAAGAAGATATAAAAGGGTATCTGTATCGTTCTGTTTATAACGGCTGCATGAACAACATCCGGAAGGAAGGGGCAAGGGACAGGTATATGTCCTACAAAACCGGCGACAGGGACCACTTCATGCAGGGGGGCGCAGAACAACAAATGCTGGCCAGGGAACTTGAAACACGCATTTTACAGGCAACCGGTGCCCTGCCTGCACAATGCAGGATCATATTCCTGAAAAGCCGGGAAGAAGGTAAAAAGTATGCTGAAATAGCCGCAGAACTGGGTATTTCAGTTAAAACAGTGGAAGCACAGATGAGCAAGGCCTTAAAACTGATGCGGGAAAAACTGGCCGATTACCTCCTTACAATTGTGCTGATATTGCATATACATCATCTTTTGTAA
- a CDS encoding chloride channel protein, translating into MHGKDIDESISIAPSLDLTIDREQDGNRPLVSKRVLYLSVQVILNAIVIGFIAKALVALISLITNLSFYGKFSIEESSPAHNQLGWLVIIIPVIGGLVVGIMARIGSSAIRGHGIPEAMEQVLTNKSRIKPIITLLKPLSAAISIGTGGPFGAEGPIISTGGAFGSLAGQIMHISPNERKIMLTAGATAGMAAIFGTPVAAVLLAIELLLFEFSPRSIIPVALACATGAAMHYALFSDAPVFAMPAIPSAGSEAMICYVAMGAVIGLIAAFVTKSVYFIEDLFEKLPVHWMWWPAIGSLAVGITGYFAPYTMGVGYSNISQLLSGNITIQLILGLCFLKFISWSISLGSGTSGGTLAPLLTIGGATGLGLGIIVTSLFPQVNISLPTCALIGMAAMFAGSARALLTSIVFAFETTLQPHGLLPLLGACTASYFVSFFMMKSTIMTEKINRRGVQTPDAYEPDILRELNVEEVMDKNVPAVRLDAGIKDILEEPAAKVQNGYGVIIFDKEDKVQGAINLKDLYQGVLKGHTAISDLKYETVVVYPASTLLTTITLMEEHKLDLLPVVSRQNREKVLGVITKDLILSAYRRRREDSDEHQQEISIKRSGYKFLARTKRLRQEQAKRFSRGTK; encoded by the coding sequence ATGCACGGTAAAGATATTGATGAATCCATTTCCATAGCACCGTCCCTTGACCTGACCATCGACAGGGAACAGGACGGGAACCGGCCCCTTGTGTCAAAAAGGGTCTTATACCTGAGCGTCCAGGTAATATTAAACGCTATTGTAATAGGGTTCATCGCAAAGGCGCTGGTCGCATTGATCAGTCTTATCACCAATCTTTCGTTTTACGGAAAATTCTCAATTGAAGAAAGCAGCCCTGCCCACAATCAGCTTGGCTGGCTGGTCATCATTATACCCGTGATAGGTGGTTTAGTGGTGGGTATTATGGCACGTATCGGGTCTTCAGCCATCCGCGGCCATGGAATACCGGAAGCCATGGAACAGGTGCTTACCAATAAAAGCCGTATAAAGCCTATCATTACACTGTTAAAGCCACTTTCTGCCGCTATTTCAATAGGTACCGGCGGTCCCTTTGGAGCCGAAGGACCGATCATTTCCACCGGTGGTGCATTTGGCTCCCTCGCCGGACAGATCATGCACATTTCACCCAATGAGCGGAAGATCATGTTGACCGCGGGCGCTACAGCCGGTATGGCCGCCATTTTTGGTACACCGGTAGCGGCAGTATTGCTGGCTATAGAATTGCTGTTATTCGAGTTTTCTCCCCGCTCTATTATACCTGTGGCATTGGCCTGTGCAACAGGCGCTGCTATGCATTATGCGCTTTTCAGCGATGCTCCGGTATTTGCCATGCCTGCTATTCCTTCTGCAGGATCAGAGGCGATGATCTGCTATGTAGCCATGGGTGCAGTTATAGGACTGATTGCCGCTTTTGTAACCAAAAGCGTGTATTTTATCGAAGACCTGTTTGAAAAATTGCCCGTACACTGGATGTGGTGGCCGGCAATAGGTTCTCTTGCAGTAGGTATAACAGGCTATTTCGCTCCTTATACAATGGGAGTAGGGTATAGTAACATTTCTCAATTGCTGAGCGGCAATATCACCATTCAGCTTATACTGGGACTTTGTTTTCTTAAATTCATTTCCTGGTCGATCTCTTTAGGCAGTGGTACCTCAGGAGGAACACTTGCACCGCTCTTAACCATCGGAGGAGCCACCGGACTGGGACTTGGCATTATTGTGACATCACTGTTTCCCCAGGTTAACATTAGCCTGCCTACCTGTGCGCTCATCGGCATGGCCGCCATGTTTGCAGGATCGGCAAGGGCCCTGCTCACTTCTATTGTTTTTGCCTTCGAAACTACCCTGCAGCCACATGGCTTACTCCCATTACTGGGCGCCTGCACTGCCTCTTACTTTGTCTCCTTCTTTATGATGAAAAGCACCATCATGACGGAAAAAATAAACCGTCGGGGCGTACAAACACCAGATGCATATGAACCGGATATACTACGGGAACTGAATGTGGAAGAAGTGATGGATAAAAACGTTCCGGCAGTAAGACTGGATGCAGGCATCAAGGACATATTGGAAGAACCTGCTGCAAAAGTGCAAAACGGATATGGCGTGATCATTTTCGATAAAGAAGATAAAGTACAGGGAGCTATCAACCTAAAAGATCTGTATCAGGGCGTACTCAAAGGACATACCGCCATATCTGACCTGAAATATGAAACGGTGGTTGTTTATCCCGCCAGCACTTTACTCACCACCATTACCTTAATGGAAGAGCATAAACTGGACCTGTTACCTGTGGTATCCAGGCAAAACAGGGAAAAAGTACTGGGCGTTATCACAAAGGACCTGATACTTTCTGCTTATCGCAGGCGGCGTGAAGATAGCGATGAACATCAACAGGAAATTTCAATAAAGCGAAGCGGTTATAAATTCCTGGCCAGAACGAAAAGGTTGAGACAGGAACAGGCTAAAAGATTTTCCAGGGGAACAAAGTAA
- a CDS encoding SDR family NAD(P)-dependent oxidoreductase → MDLKLKDKTALVSGSTTGIGYAIAKSLATEGAKVIVNGRSPERVTAAVQKIKSETGNPHIFEVIADLGSPEGVELIVSQYPDVNILVNNLGVGQPKEFKDIPDQEWLDTYNVNVLSGVRLSRAYFENMLKGNWGRIIFISSESAVQIPAEMIQYGVSKTAQLALSRGLAEMTQGTAVTVNTILPGPTSTEAITNFLKVTAEQQGISETEMEKVFFTSMRGTSLLKRFIKPEEIASLVTFVASPLSAAINGAALRADGGVIKSAF, encoded by the coding sequence ATGGATCTCAAATTAAAAGATAAAACTGCGCTTGTCAGCGGTTCAACAACAGGAATAGGATATGCCATCGCAAAGTCTCTGGCAACCGAAGGTGCTAAAGTTATAGTGAACGGAAGGTCCCCGGAACGTGTTACTGCAGCCGTTCAGAAGATCAAATCCGAGACCGGTAACCCCCACATATTCGAGGTAATTGCAGACCTTGGGTCTCCTGAAGGCGTCGAACTTATTGTAAGTCAATACCCGGACGTTAATATTCTGGTCAATAATCTCGGGGTTGGCCAGCCAAAAGAATTCAAGGATATTCCGGACCAGGAATGGCTAGATACCTATAATGTAAACGTGCTGAGCGGAGTACGTTTATCACGGGCCTATTTTGAAAATATGCTGAAAGGAAACTGGGGACGTATTATTTTCATCTCAAGCGAATCAGCCGTACAAATCCCTGCCGAGATGATCCAGTACGGCGTTTCTAAAACAGCCCAACTGGCTTTGTCGCGTGGTTTGGCCGAAATGACGCAGGGTACTGCTGTAACTGTAAACACTATACTGCCAGGCCCCACTTCGACAGAGGCCATTACCAATTTCCTTAAAGTCACTGCTGAACAACAAGGAATTAGTGAAACAGAAATGGAAAAAGTTTTTTTTACCAGCATGAGAGGCACCTCACTGCTTAAACGCTTTATCAAACCGGAAGAGATCGCCAGTTTGGTAACCTTTGTTGCCAGTCCGCTTTCGGCTGCTATTAACGGTGCGGCCTTACGTGCCGATGGCGGTGTGATCAAATCGGCGTTTTAA
- a CDS encoding Crp/Fnr family transcriptional regulator yields the protein MLKVTGTFYGDDTPISPFASNFDIFVKNGVSMFEVFAAYLKEKAGLTDEELDQVRAVTINKRLRKRQYLLQEGDICHYNCFVAKGCLRNYRVSEDGVEHILRFAVENWWLSDTESYNNGTPTRNNIDALEDSDLLLIEKKDFDQLLNTITRFREFIDRLKARSFDVSQNRIMSNISDTAEERYLNFMKSYPDIFNRVPLHMIASYLGVSRETLSRIRNQYSKTH from the coding sequence TTGCTTAAAGTTACCGGGACTTTTTATGGCGATGATACTCCAATTTCCCCGTTTGCCTCTAATTTTGATATTTTTGTCAAAAATGGCGTTTCTATGTTCGAAGTTTTCGCAGCGTATTTAAAGGAAAAGGCGGGGCTAACTGATGAAGAGCTGGATCAGGTGCGCGCGGTGACAATCAATAAACGTCTTCGTAAAAGACAATATTTACTGCAAGAAGGTGACATCTGTCATTACAACTGTTTCGTAGCCAAAGGATGCCTTAGAAATTACCGGGTCAGCGAGGACGGTGTAGAGCATATATTGCGGTTTGCCGTCGAAAACTGGTGGCTTAGCGACACAGAAAGCTATAATAACGGTACCCCTACCAGAAACAATATTGATGCGCTGGAAGACAGCGATCTGCTGCTGATCGAAAAAAAAGATTTCGACCAGCTTCTCAATACTATTACCAGGTTCAGAGAATTCATAGACAGACTAAAGGCCAGAAGTTTTGACGTCAGCCAGAACCGGATCATGAGCAATATTAGTGATACAGCTGAGGAACGATATCTAAACTTTATGAAATCCTATCCCGATATTTTTAACCGCGTTCCGCTTCACATGATCGCTTCGTATCTTGGTGTTTCCAGAGAAACGCTCAGCCGGATCCGTAACCAATATTCTAAAACACATTAG